One Oncorhynchus clarkii lewisi isolate Uvic-CL-2024 chromosome 32, UVic_Ocla_1.0, whole genome shotgun sequence DNA window includes the following coding sequences:
- the LOC139392062 gene encoding E3 ubiquitin-protein ligase PPP1R11-like, giving the protein MAEAPGTSNETITETIQVETPPPPQQEGRSLTIKLRKRKTDKKVGWSSDTVDNEHMGRRSSKCCCVYEKPKQFGESSSESEGDDEGCGSAHCILGHGKDMHGHSGGGGGNSGGSHAH; this is encoded by the exons ATGGCGGAGGCGCCAGGGACTTCTAACGAGACGATAACGGAGACCATTCAAGTAGAAACACCGCCACCGCCCCAGCAG GAGGGGCGTAGCCTGACCATCAAgctgaggaagagaaagactgaCAAGAAGGTGGGGTGGTCCAGTGACACAGTGGACAACGAGCATATGGGAAGGAGGTCCTCCAAGT GTTGCTGCGTCTACGAGAAACCCAAACAGTTCGGAGAGTCCTCCTCTGAAAGCGAGGGAGATGACGAAGGCTGTGGAAGTGCACACTGCATTCTAGGACATGGGAAAGACATGCATGGACACAGTGGAGGGGGTGGCGGGAACTCTGGAGGATCACATGCCCATTAA
- the LOC139392331 gene encoding alpha-1,3-mannosyl-glycoprotein 2-beta-N-acetylglucosaminyltransferase-like produces MVRKRGSLILCGAFLFVACNGLLLLFLWGRTPIGRFGEGGGAEPGGREEWGVAKIKGGGTNLAGEVIRLAEEVESELETQKELLKQIQSHRSLWEKRRGMGKRQTDGGKVENKEEEHKPPPQLSAVPPKDDSENKDQSPEENTPELIITAVRDSKVDTQLDNEIKELTDYTKLNVTVISPQVVIPILVIACDRVTVKRSLDKLIQYRPSAELYPIIVSQDCGHAETAQVIGSYGSQVTPISQPDLSDIRVRPEHRKFQGYYKIARHYRWALNQVFNTLSHSTVVIVEDDLEVAPDFFEYFRALHPILTSDPTLWCASAWNDNGREGLVDPGKADLLYRTDFFPGLGWMLLKDIWAELEPKWPTAFWDDWMRHPEQRKERSCIRPEISRTMTFGRKGVSLGQFFDQYLRYIKLNTDFVPFTKHDLSYLMKENFDVNFVKQVYSAPLIKVEELQQGGGLTGTGPYRVQYSSRDNFKVLARNLGVMDDLKSGVPRAGYRGVVSFLSRGRRVFLTPPEGWTKYDVSWS; encoded by the exons ATGGTTCGCAAGAGAGGCTCCCTTATCTTGTGTGGAGCTTTCCTATTCGTCGCCTGCAATGGCTTGCTTCTCCTGTTCCTTTGGGGACGAACTCCCATTGGTCGCTTTGGGGAAGGGGGCGGGGCCGAACCAGGGGGGCGGGAAGAGTGGGGCGTGGCCAAAATAAAAGGGGGTGGGACTAATCTGGCAGGCGAGGTGATCCGATTGGCCGAAGAGGTAGAATCGGAACTCGAGACCCAGAAGGAACTTCTGAAGCAGATTCAGAGTCACAGGTCACTgtgggaaaagaggagagggatgggaaaAAGACAGACGGATGGAGGGAAGGTAGAAAATAAAGAGGAGGAACACAAACCTCCGCCACAGTTGTCTGCAGTACCTCCAAAGGACGATTCAGAGAACAAGGACCAAAGTCCAGAGGAAAATACACCGGAATTGATCATTACAGCAGTCCGAGACTCTAAAGTAGACACACAACTGGACAATGAAATAAAAGAGCTGACCGACTACACCAAATTGAATGTTACTGTCATCAGCCCACAAGTTGTCATTCCCATATTGGTCATCGCCTGTGACAGGGTGACCGTGAAAAGGAGTCTTGACAAGTTGATCCAATACCGCCCTTCTGCAGAACTCTACCCAATCATAGTTAGTCAGGACTGTGGCCATGCTGAGACTGCCCAAGTGATTGGCTCATATGGCAGTCAGGTGACCCCCATTAGCCAACCAGACCTCTCGGACATCCGGGTACGGCCGGAGCACAGAAAGTTCCAGGGCTACTATAAGATTGCCAGACACTACCGCTGGGCCCTCAACCAGGTGTtcaacacactctctcactccacCGTGGTGATCGTGGAAGATGACTTGGAG GTTGCCCCAGACTTCTTTGAGTACTTCCGTGCCCTTCACCCCATCTTGACCTCTGACCCCACCCTGTGGTGTGCGTCTGCCTGGAACGACAATGGCCGGGAGGGACTGGTGGACCCTGGGAAGGCGGacctcctctacaggacagactTCTTCCCTGGGCTGGGCTGGATGCTGCTGAAGGACATCTGGGCAGAACTAGAACCCAAGTGGCCCACAGCCTTCTGGGACGACTGGATGCGTCACCCCGAGCAGCGTAAAGAGCGCTCCTGCATCCGCCCGGAGATCTCCAGAACTATGACCTTCGGACGCAAGGGTGTCAGCTTGGGTCAGTTCTTTGACCAGTATCTGCGTTATATTAAACTCAACACTGACTTTGTGCCTTTCACCAAACATGATCTGTCTTACTTGATGAAGGAGAACTTTGACGTGAACTTTGTGAAGCAGGTTTACAGCGCCCCTCTGATTAAGGTGGAGGAGCTACAACAAGGGGGTGGTTTGACAGGAACTGGTCCGTACCGGGTTCAATATTCCAGCCGGGACAATTTTAAGGTTCTGGCCCGTAACTTAGGGGTGATGGATGACTTGAAATCGGGGGTTCCCCGTGCAGGTTACAGGGGTGTGGTTAGCTTCCTATCCCGTGGACGACGGGTCTTCTTGACCCCACCTGAGGGATGGACAAAGTACGACGTCAGCTGGAGCTGA